Genomic window (Mustela erminea isolate mMusErm1 chromosome X, mMusErm1.Pri, whole genome shotgun sequence):
tttaaaatattgttgttCAACAATTCCTACAGACTTCAGTAGGTAATTATGGACAAATGAGGGCTGAAATGctgcattcttaaaaataaacacactgcCCATATTTGAATAAAAGACATACGCTTCTGTGGGCAAAGGTTTCTAACCCTGGCTGTGGGAGTCCACTCCCGCTACTTGCCAAAAATGTCTTTGAGACTTTAATCTTATGACACAGGAAGTTTCTGACCTTTCTGATGTTTgcataagaaaaatgaagcacGGATGTTTTTAGGAGTGGAAGCAACTGTCTCGAGCCCCATGGTATCAGAGGAATGAATCTGTCAGTCTGTAGAAGAATGATTCTTACTCAATATGTAAAAGTGAATCTACTCTTATTTTTGAGAAGTTGGGCATAAGAGACACACCTGCAAGTCACAGATTATTAATTAATTAGCAAGTATGCACTGAGCCTCTACTTTTAATTAAATGGTACGTAGAACAAGGAACCTGGAGCATTTTTAGTgacacaggaagaagaggaaCAGATGTTTAAGCTTCTAAACTCAGGACATTTATTAGGAGGTCAGGTAGAAAAGACATACCCATGGAAAGCTAGCAAAGAATTTAAGATGGTGCCTagtaaacataaaatgaaaaaacatccaTAATCCTGTCATAAAATTAGACAGGttaggagaaagaacaggaattaTGGAGGCCTAGATTGGGCAGCAAAAGCTTCATCAAGATGATACTTATCAGCTAGAATCTGGAAGGATAGGATTCCGATGAATGAAGACTCTGGGACtgggcagaaagaaaggaggaaggcaggagagtgaTGGACAATTTAGGAACAGACCATAGACTAGTCCATCTCTTGGGTACAATTAAGGTTGACAGCTCATTCTTTCAGAGGGCAGCAAGTGGGGGATAATGCATGCAAAATGATGCTGGAAATAAATCTGATGATAACTTTAAATGTCCATCATGTCTAACTGTTCTAGATAAGGCTCTTGTGTTGACAAAGAACAGAAGCCACTCAAACTGACTCAagtgaaaaggaaatggaagagttTAAGACTGTAACAGGAGACCTCTTGTACATTCATAAGCAGTTCATGGGTCAGGAACCAGAGGTCCTCCATTTGACTTAGAGCCACATcatctcagcttcttttttcttttctttttttggaggagggagaggagcacagtgagagggagggaggaagtctCAAAcggactccacgctgagtgcagagcccaacacaagactcgatctcacaatcctgagatcatgacctgagccgaaaccaaaagtcagacgctcaactgactgtgccacccaggtgccccttgggagagaaagaatcttaggcagactccacactcagggaGGAGCCTTAtttggggctcaacctcacaacctggagatcatgtcctgagttgaaatcaagagttggacgcttaaccgactgaggcacccgggCGCCCCATCAGCTTCTTTCAAGTAtgcctcattctttctctttctctcaatctaCCTACTCTGCTTATTTATCTTGCACATGGTTAAAATATGCCCACTCCCTTTCTTGACAtcaaaatcttttatttccaGCATCTGTTATTGACCAACtatatcctctctctctttttttttccccttcagtttaaatgcttaagagaaagagaggctcTTTAGTAGCTGGTCAGGCAGTTCACTGGCTGGTTTAGATGAAGTATCCACCCCAGTCCAACCAGCCATCACTCCTAAACAATAACCACCACCCCtgctcccgcccccaccccagtggTGTCTCCCTGCATTGGGTGCTCTGGGGAGAGCTATCTAAAccagagaagaagcagactgaCATGTCCCAAGCTCTGTAGAACCGTAAGACTTCCAGGGAACATTTGGTGTGTTCCATACCCATTTGGGAAACTTCTGGTTTGTTTCTCTGCTTCAAAGAAGGATTTACCCGGAGCTTTCTTCCGAAAGAGCTATGATATCCTGAAAGGAGTTGGTCGTCAACTGAATGCTGACTCTACCACTTCTGAAAGTGAGCCTCAGCTTGTCACCTGCACAATGGGGGTCATGGCATCCATCTGTTGTCTGAAacataaatgagataatgtggaTGCTCTTCTTTGCTTGGCATAAAGCAAGAGCTTAGTAAATGggatttatttaattacttttgatattttatgaaTATGCCATTAACAGAAAATTGTTTGCAGtgcatcttttcttgttttttaattgcaCAAGTGATACAGAAATGTGTCTGGATATTTAAAAGCAATTCCTAGATACCTTATTATTTCACTGTAAATATATTCATGGTAATATTTTAGGGTGTGCTTCttataaataatgtctttttattttaattaagattttacttatttatttgacagacagagatcacaagtaggcagagaggcaggcagagagagagcgggaagcaggctccctgctgagcacagagcctggtacggggctcgatcccaggaccctgggatcatgacctgagccaacggcagaggcttagcccactgagccacccaggcatcccaacaaataatgtctttttaaaaaacacagaatcatAATACCATTACCACAcccagtacattaaaaataactttttgataTTACCAGTAGTAAATCTCTATTTGATTTTCCTCAATAATCTCAAAGATATCTTTTTATATGGTTGTTTGGTTTGAATCAAAATCCAACAGGAGCCTACACATTGCACTTAATATGTATTACACATCCCAGTAGGTCTATAAACAtcctccttccttttaaaaaattctttttctccttttttatggcatgtatttgttgggggaaaaaaatggagtcaTTTCTGTAGAATTTTCCAGTTTGGGATTTGACGGTATCTTCATCATTTAGCAGATTCTTTTATCCCCATATTTTCTGAAAACTGGTACACAGATATAGAGGCTTATTtagattcaaattatttttctggcaAAACTAGAAAAGTAATGTTTTTTatgctatctttttttaaaaataatttttatttatttatttttttgacagagcgagtgagcacaagcaggtggagtagcaggtaaagggagagggagaagcaggctccccacagagcaaggagcctgatgtggggcccattccaggaccccgggatcatgacctgagccgaaggcagacacttaacaactgagccacccaggtgtccctatactatcttttatgttttaaaagttgtGAATTTGAAATGGCAGCTCAACAGTTCCCATGGCATTTGCACTTGGGAGTACAAGATTCCCAAGAGAAAAGGAGGTAAGCCATTCACTCTGGTTTCTGCCTCATGCAGAAGTGAGTCACTCATGCAGGAGTCAATCACCTTCACTTGGAGACTTAATAGTACTTATGACTGCTTTCTGCCAGAAAATGCAGATAGAAGTCATAATTACTACTTTATCTATAATTGATTTATCAGCGATAGCTTTAGTCATGTACATCTTTGGCTGAAGATGTTGACATACCTTTAATTAAAGATAAATTCCTTGCCTACATTCTAAACTAGGAACAAAAAGGTTTGAGATGACTAGTGAGTAGAGAAAgtgccaaaagaaaataaaacttcctctgaaatttttatgttttttctgtaattgttttaaatgaactaatacaggggcacctgggtggctcagttgattaagcaactgccttcggctctggtcatgatcctggagttccagaatcgagtcctgcatcaggctccctgctcagcagggagtctgcttctccctctgaccctcccccatctcaggctctctttctcattctctttcaaaataataacatctttttaaaaatgaactaataTAGTCTGTGAATGGAAAAAGCAAACTGAGGTACACTGAAGCAGGACTATAGTATTGTTTTGGAGTGCTGGGGGTGCCCATGAAATAAGAGCCCTCTCTTCTCTACCTGAGCTGGGAACGGAGAGCTAGATAAAGAAATcgagaacaataaaaataattgcttCTATGCCTGATAAATCTATTTGGAGACTGTGACTTAGGTCCACAGCAATAATGAATTGCAAACACCTGATCTCCTATATTACATGTGCCACTGCCCTAGTCAGGGACAATTAGACAACCATGGGCCTCTCTGAGCCCAGTATACAGGCCAggttatttttctcaaactaacCTTAATAACTCACTCCCCGTTccctggagggaggcagagagtgagTGAGGAATCAGGGTGCAGCAAAGAGTGGTAACCCAATGGAAGTTTAATCAACACAGAAGCAAGTAGAAACAAGTGTTCCCCCATCACTAAAGTCCATCACATAAAAGAGTATCAGTGGTAGAACCAGTTTTAACACAGCATTTTCATCAGTGAACAGTCTCTCACTTAGTGGGTCCCAACTCACAACTTCCTCACGATCACGGCTCACGTTCGAACAAACATTCGTGGAGTGTGCGCAGATCACAGTACTAGCAGATGCCAAGATGGAAGACACTCTGCCCACCAGAGGCTCATTCTCTAGTGGGTTCTCTGACAAGTGCACACAAGACTGGTGTTGTGTGCTAGGTGTTGGTGCTAGGTGTTGTTCGGGGAGTTGTGGCAGACATTGAGATGCTCTGCTCAGACCTCCCTTGAAGAAAAGATTCACTATCCCGCTGCAGGGACTGTGGTGAGCTGACAGCCTCCAGCTTCTGCTTTCAAGCTATGGTCATGGTCTTCTTGGTCAGTTCCTGCCCAGTGACTAAACCACATAGTAACTAAGGTCGCACTCTTGGGGTGGCCCCAGCCCATGACTAAGCAAAGTGGTGATCTAAAGGCCTGGCCATTTCCTCCGCTGGGCAATCTCTGTTACCAAGCTCCCCATTAGGCTGGTATAGGGTGACCAGCTGTCCTGGTTTGCTGGGACTGAGAGATTTCCCAAGATGtaggactttcagtgctaaaattGGGAAATTTCCAGGCAAATTAGGATGGTTGGTCACTTTCCCTGGTGTAGACCTTGTCGGGTCTGCATCAGAGCCTGAAAGCTCTCTACCATCCAGTATTACTTCCTTCCCTTTGCCTTTCACAGGTATTACTCCCCAATAAATTTTTGTCCCCCTGGTTCCATCTCAGTGTCTGCTTCCCTGAGCACTCAGTTTAAAACGGGGCACATATAGCACAGAACCCAGGAGGGACCTAAATACTCCAAGAGAAGATGAGACTGAAAGGCGAGCAGGCGAAGATTAATTTGACAATTACAGGGATGCTCCTGGTATAAGTTTTTCTGTGGGCTGTTTGTTCTGCACCCTTTGAAAAAGCGAAGAGGGATATGTAAATACTCGGTGACTTCAGGTTTCCTAAACTGCATTTGAATACTCAAAATGAAGGCTTTgctgaaaaccaaacaaaaacaaacaaatcccccAACCTTCTTGCCCCTGTgtccttctttatattttttaaagatttttatttacttttttagagagaaagagagagcgcaagcagggggagagcataaggagaggagagggaatctcaagcagactccatgctgagtatagAAACTGACTCGGGGTTTGATCccttgactctgagatcatgacctgagccaaaaccaagggtcagatgcttaacccactgagccacccaggtgccaggtgCCTGCTGTGTCCTTCGTTAAACATGCTTGTTAGTAATTTCTATGatttaagaagagaaatgaaaggagcggggcatgtgggtggctcagtgggttaagcctctgccttcggctcaggtcatgatcctggggtcctgggatggagccccgcactgggctccttgctaagcagggaacctgcttcccccctgcttgtgtgcacactctctcttacaaataaataaataaaaccttaaaaaaaaaaaagaaaaggagcttCAGTTTTCCTGAGAAGCATTCTTAAACTCAGGAGGGACTgtgggaagaaaggggaacacATCCTTCAGAGCCAGGACTAGGATAAGGAGAGCAAGGTACTCGGGTATAACATTAAACGAGGCACTCGCTGTCATGGTTGTATGAATACAGAGTCAGCACCTGCATGAACCTGAGAGTGAGCACACCCTTAAATTCTGCACCCAGCTGCCTGGCTTGCTTCACCCGAGTCCCAGCCCCGGCATCCACAATAATATTAGGCAACTGATACATGACATTGGCTCTTTTCTGCCCCAGGTACAAAGCCATCGTCCGACCAATGGATATCCAGGCCTCTCACGCTCTGATGAAGATCTGCCTCAAAGCCGCATTGATCTGGATTATCTCCATGCTTCTAGCCATCCCAGAGGCTGTGTTTTCTGATCTACATCCCTTCCATGAGGAAAGCACCAACCAGACCTTCATTAGCTGTGCCCCATACCCACACTCTAATGAGCTGCACCCCAAAATTCACTCCATGGCTTCCTTCCTGGTCTTCTACATCATTCCACTGTCGATTATCTCTGTCTACTACTACTTCATTGCTAGAAATCTGATCCAGAGTGCTTACAATCTGCCTGTGGAAGGGAATATACATGTCAAGAAGCAGGTGAGTGTTTAGGGTTGATTCACTTCCTCTTCGGGGCTTTGGTCCCCTTTGCACTCCACTGACAACCACATTATTTAGGTGGTCACGTCACCTGATTCTGTAATtagaggaggtgggtggtggtAAATGGAAactcctccatcccaggaccccaggatcatgacctgagccgaaggcagaggcttaacccactgagccacccacatgccccgctcctttcatttctcttcttaaatCATAGAAATTACTAACATAGAAGCCCAGGAATTCAGGTGTTCTTTATAATCTTGTTTTCTTACTAAAGACCTACGCTAGGGAGGTGTTGAGAATCTGGAAGAGTTGAAGTGTGGGCTTCTTTTTGAGAAACAACTGAATAAATAttgtttaacaaaataaaatattgaactcCTAGGGATGTGACTTCTTTAAACTCCAGTCAAGTTCTTTGGATAGGAAGACGGTTGCCACATGGGAACGAAGCAGAGAGAATAGGAAAATGAGGCCGGTTGAAGAAACCGAAGTAGTTTGGTTAAGATAGGCTCACAtcgatctgggttcaaatccaaacTTAATGACTAACTTGCTTACACACTCTGGCCCTCAGTTCTCCCACCCACGATATAGGGTGATAAGCCCTGGGCTGTgaggctgtgtgacctggagcgCAGAATGCAGACTGCCCTCCGTACGTGTTAGACTCCCTCCCCATTCCCCGTAACACCGCATAATGTCACACTTGAGGTATGAATAGCAGAAGCCAGGGGTTCCAGCTTTCTCCACTTTGTCAGTTCTTGCTTTCTTGTCAAAATGtagatcatgtggtatttatgatagaaaaagcagaaagactcCCCATCTGTTTAAACGTACAGCTGACTCGGTGGCTTTACCCTTTAAAGTAcccctcttttccctcctccgTTATGAGGAGAGAGTGGCAGTTCTCAGTGAAACTGTCTCTCTACATTTGAAAGACCTCTCAATACTGAACATCCATTGTACCTCAAATGCTTAAATAAGAAAGATGTTTCCCCTTGTAGTAATTAGCAGAGGGCGCTGGGAACAGAAAGTTCTAAGAACCTTCCTGTATCGTATAGCCCAGAAATaacttgagattaaaaaaaataataatagggaaaaaaaataataacaggaaGTTATTTTGGCTTGGCcaatgagaaagaacaaagctggctGCTTTTTTGAGCATCAGAGGAAGTAAGAAATGATTAACTGTGGAGCCAAGAAAGACATGAAATCATATGGCTGGTAAAGTGCACCAGGGCTCTCCTGAGGAAAAAGAGGTCACTTACTAAAATTTCATTGTGCAATCCATTCAAGCATGTAATCAACTTTGTTTAAAGATCTGTTCTCAGCGGCACATTCTAACGATATTCTACTTCATGGGTTTCTGCTTCCTGGCTTTTCCATCTCTGCGTTTCTgactttccccccttctctccgTCTGTCTCTGTTGCTCTTCTCTCGTTTTGCTGGATTTTCTCCTGTCCTCTTTCTCCCATTGAACTCTTTTTCTGTGCCTTTGTGAGCTCATCTATTCCCCCGAttctttttccctgtttttttttgttttttgttttttgttttttccctatggCTGCATCTTTGTCTCTCTGCATGCATCCCACACTGTCCCTTGGTCCCTCTGTCTCCGTGTGTGTGACTCTCTCCTTAGATTGAATCCCGGAAGCGCCTCGCCAAAACAGTGCTGGTGTTCGTGGGCCTCTTTGCCTTCTGCTGGCTCCCCAACCACATCATCTACCTGTACCGCTCCTACCACTACTCCGAGGTGGACACCTCCATGCTCCACTTCATCACCAGCATCTGCGCCCGCCTCCTGGCCTTCACCAACTCCTGTGTGAACCCTTTCGCCCTCTACCTGCTGAGCAAGAGTTTCAGGAAACAATTCAACACCCAGCTCCTCTGCTGCCGGCCTGGGCTGATGACCCGCTCTCACAGCACTGGCAGAAGTACCACGTGCATGACCTCCTTTAAGAGCACCAACCCCTCTGTGGCCACCTTCAGCCTCATCAACGGAAACATCTGTCATGAAGGGTACGTCTAGGCTGATCCTTGACCCTGGCACTCGGGGGCCCCGCTTTTGCTTTATGGCTAGTAAAGAACCCCTCACATCTGTTGTCTCTGTACCCTCCAAAGAGCCTTCGAAAGGCTATGAATTTGTAGGCAAGTTGCAGAGAAGCCCAAATGGATTGCTGTGGTGTTTGAAAGGCCCATCAAGgcttatattttccatttcaactTCTGAATGTTCTTCTGATGTTGAGCCAAC
Coding sequences:
- the GRPR gene encoding gastrin-releasing peptide receptor, with protein sequence MALNDCLLLNLEVEHFLYCNVSNHSADLPVNDDWFHPGVFYVIPAVYGVIILIGLIGNVTLIKIFCTVKAMRNVPNLFISSLALGDLLLLVTCAPVDASRYLADRWLFGRIGCKLIPFIQLTSVGVSVFTLTALSADRYKAIVRPMDIQASHALMKICLKAALIWIISMLLAIPEAVFSDLHPFHEESTNQTFISCAPYPHSNELHPKIHSMASFLVFYIIPLSIISVYYYFIARNLIQSAYNLPVEGNIHVKKQIESRKRLAKTVLVFVGLFAFCWLPNHIIYLYRSYHYSEVDTSMLHFITSICARLLAFTNSCVNPFALYLLSKSFRKQFNTQLLCCRPGLMTRSHSTGRSTTCMTSFKSTNPSVATFSLINGNICHEGYV